One Streptococcus sp. DTU_2020_1001019_1_SI_AUS_MUR_006 DNA window includes the following coding sequences:
- the acpS gene encoding holo-ACP synthase: MIVGHGIDIEELASIQNAVEKRKCFAQRVLTDKEMERFSSLKGRRQVEYLAGRWSAKEAFSKAMGTGIGKLGFQDLEVLNNERGAPYFSKSPFSGKVWLSISHTDQFVTASVILEEDYEN; this comes from the coding sequence ATGATAGTTGGACACGGAATTGATATCGAAGAATTAGCTTCCATACAAAATGCAGTTGAAAAAAGAAAATGTTTTGCCCAGCGTGTCTTGACAGACAAGGAAATGGAGCGCTTTTCCAGTCTCAAGGGTCGAAGACAGGTCGAGTATTTGGCTGGTCGTTGGTCAGCTAAAGAAGCCTTTTCAAAGGCTATGGGAACGGGAATTGGGAAATTAGGTTTTCAGGACTTGGAAGTCTTGAACAATGAGAGAGGAGCCCCCTACTTCAGTAAATCCCCGTTTTCAGGAAAAGTGTGGCTATCGATCAGCCATACAGATCAGTTTGTGACAGCTAGTGTTATTTTGGAGGAAGATTATGAAAACTAG
- a CDS encoding 3-deoxy-7-phosphoheptulonate synthase: protein MAFIEKGQEIDIEAIKAETQLSAEALQHKESRDQELADILSGKDDRILLVIGPCSSDNEEAVLEYARRLADLQKKVADKIFMVMRVYTAKPRTNGDGYKGLVHQPDTSKAPSLINGLQAVRQLHYRVITETGLTTADEMLYPSNLVLVDDLVSYHAVGARSVEDQEHRFVASGIDAPVGMKNPTSGNLSVMFNAIYAAQNKQTFLYHGQEVETSGNPLAHVILRGAMNEYGKNEPNFYYETLLNAIGRYESMGLENPFIMIDTNHDNSGKQYMEQVRIVRQALLNRDWNEKIKKTVRGFMIESYLADGRQNQPEIFGCSITDPCLGWENTVALVEEIYTTLTK, encoded by the coding sequence ATGGCATTTATTGAAAAAGGTCAAGAAATCGATATTGAAGCGATTAAGGCGGAAACGCAATTATCTGCAGAAGCCTTGCAACATAAGGAAAGCCGAGACCAAGAACTGGCTGATATTCTATCTGGTAAGGATGACCGTATTCTTTTGGTCATTGGACCTTGTTCATCTGATAATGAAGAAGCAGTGCTTGAATATGCTCGTCGTTTGGCAGACTTGCAGAAAAAAGTTGCGGATAAGATTTTCATGGTCATGCGTGTTTACACAGCTAAGCCACGTACCAATGGAGATGGCTACAAGGGTTTGGTTCATCAGCCAGATACTTCTAAAGCACCAAGTTTGATTAATGGTTTGCAGGCTGTTCGTCAGCTTCATTATCGTGTTATTACAGAAACTGGACTAACCACAGCAGATGAAATGCTTTATCCATCCAATCTAGTCTTGGTTGACGACTTGGTGAGCTACCATGCAGTGGGTGCGCGTTCAGTAGAAGATCAGGAACACCGTTTTGTAGCTTCAGGGATTGATGCACCAGTGGGTATGAAAAATCCAACCTCTGGAAATCTGTCTGTTATGTTTAATGCCATCTATGCTGCACAAAACAAGCAAACATTTCTTTACCATGGACAAGAAGTTGAGACTTCAGGTAATCCCCTAGCTCACGTTATCCTTCGTGGAGCTATGAATGAATATGGGAAGAATGAACCAAACTTCTACTATGAAACTCTCTTAAATGCTATCGGGCGTTACGAGTCTATGGGGCTTGAAAATCCCTTTATCATGATTGATACCAACCATGATAATTCAGGGAAACAATATATGGAGCAAGTTCGAATTGTTCGCCAAGCACTGCTCAACCGTGACTGGAATGAAAAGATTAAGAAAACAGTTCGAGGTTTCATGATTGAATCCTACTTGGCAGATGGTCGCCAAAATCAACCAGAAATCTTTGGTTGCTCTATTACAGACCCATGTCTAGGATGGGAAAACACAGTTGCCTTGGTAGAAGAAATTTATACTACCTTAACAAAATAA